The following proteins are co-located in the Abditibacteriaceae bacterium genome:
- a CDS encoding phosphatase PAP2 family protein: MKIRIQPDSVVRWLMLRKGLIAALFIGVLVPLLIFGALAEDILDDESLRFDNPIQLWARSWQSPALDHWMLTFSAFGSPPLMIGMCVLMSSLLFFLNRRGDALFFLLSIGGAALLNVIAKNFFGRARPDLWVSIDPRADFSFPSGHAMGTMAIFAAIVMIVWDHRFRWPSAFACAMVVVGVGLSRVYLGVHYPSDVFCGWLASFAWVSGLYRIRHARRSTVETDRTLSS; encoded by the coding sequence GTGAAAATTCGCATTCAACCCGATTCCGTTGTTCGCTGGCTGATGCTCCGCAAAGGTTTAATCGCTGCGTTATTCATCGGCGTCCTTGTGCCGCTCTTGATATTTGGTGCGCTGGCGGAGGATATTCTCGACGACGAATCGCTGCGCTTCGACAACCCGATTCAACTCTGGGCGCGCAGCTGGCAGTCGCCTGCGCTCGACCATTGGATGCTGACATTCTCGGCGTTCGGCTCGCCACCGCTGATGATCGGGATGTGCGTATTAATGTCGTCGCTGTTGTTTTTTCTCAACAGACGCGGCGACGCACTTTTTTTCCTCCTTTCCATCGGCGGTGCGGCCTTACTGAATGTTATCGCGAAGAATTTCTTCGGTCGCGCACGCCCTGATTTGTGGGTTTCGATTGACCCGCGCGCCGATTTCTCGTTTCCTTCGGGCCACGCAATGGGAACGATGGCAATTTTCGCCGCGATTGTAATGATCGTCTGGGACCATCGTTTTCGCTGGCCTTCTGCGTTCGCGTGCGCGATGGTTGTCGTCGGCGTTGGCCTATCGCGCGTTTATCTCGGCGTGCATTATCCGTCTGATGTTTTTTGCGGCTGGCTCGCCAGTTTTGCGTGGGTGTCTGGCCTCTACCGGATTCGTCATGCGCGCAGAAGTACGGTCGAAACCGACCGCACTCTAAGCAGTTAA
- the dusB gene encoding tRNA dihydrouridine synthase DusB, whose product MKIAEISVEPNVVLAPMAGITSAPFRLLARRYGAGMSWSELISSTALVRGGEKSQEKSHQLAYFHEEERPVAVQIFGADVDMMREAAAIIAATKPDAVDINMGCSVPKIAKCGGGCLMMKTPEASQKVFAATVEGAARFGVPVTLKMRAGWDEMHINAPEMAQRAQDVGIVAVSVHPRTAKQAFTGKSDWSVIRKVKETVQIPVIGCGDVESGEDAKRMLDETGCDGVMIGRAAQGNPWLFARVAQYLKDGTEPPDIAPEEKIDTAMWHARALIELKGERTAMNEMRRHAAWYTKGFPESARLRDRLCRVESIGELEDIFAECLAAYVRHGLEREEYLKSRVLTA is encoded by the coding sequence GTGAAAATCGCCGAAATCTCTGTTGAACCCAATGTTGTGCTTGCGCCGATGGCTGGAATTACCTCGGCGCCGTTTCGTTTGCTCGCGCGTCGCTACGGCGCTGGCATGAGCTGGAGCGAACTGATTTCCTCGACGGCTCTGGTGCGTGGCGGAGAAAAATCGCAGGAAAAATCGCACCAACTGGCGTATTTCCACGAAGAAGAACGCCCTGTTGCCGTGCAGATTTTCGGCGCCGACGTAGACATGATGCGCGAAGCCGCCGCGATTATCGCGGCGACAAAGCCCGACGCCGTTGACATCAATATGGGTTGCAGCGTGCCAAAAATCGCTAAGTGCGGCGGCGGCTGCCTGATGATGAAAACGCCCGAAGCGTCGCAGAAAGTCTTCGCGGCAACGGTTGAAGGCGCAGCGCGTTTTGGCGTGCCGGTTACCTTAAAGATGCGCGCGGGCTGGGATGAAATGCACATCAACGCGCCCGAGATGGCGCAGCGCGCGCAAGATGTCGGTATCGTTGCGGTTTCGGTTCATCCGCGCACTGCGAAGCAGGCGTTTACCGGCAAATCCGATTGGAGCGTCATTCGTAAAGTCAAAGAAACGGTGCAGATTCCCGTTATCGGCTGTGGCGACGTTGAAAGCGGCGAAGACGCAAAACGAATGCTCGATGAAACCGGCTGCGATGGCGTGATGATCGGGCGCGCCGCACAGGGCAATCCGTGGTTATTTGCGCGTGTGGCGCAATATCTTAAAGACGGAACCGAGCCGCCAGACATTGCGCCTGAAGAAAAGATTGACACCGCGATGTGGCACGCACGCGCTTTGATTGAACTGAAAGGCGAACGCACCGCAATGAACGAAATGCGCCGTCACGCTGCGTGGTACACGAAAGGCTTTCCCGAATCAGCGCGTCTGCGCGACCGTTTGTGCCGTGTCGAAAGCATCGGCGAACTGGAAGATATTTTTGCCGAGTGTCTCGCGGCGTATGTGCGCCACGGCCTCGAACGCGAAGAGTATTTGAAATCGCGCGTCTTAACTGCTTAG
- a CDS encoding type III pantothenate kinase: MLLVLDIGNTNITAGVFQGETLAAQWRLSTQRDRTVDEFAVWLAGAFSLRDIQFADISGVAISSVVPSLTPAAAQLARDFFGVNALIVNAETHTGLQNVYDAPRDVGADRLVNALAARTKFGGACLICDFGTATTVDAVTVDGRYLGGAIAPGIKISTNALFQAAARLPRVELEAPPHALGRNTRHSMQSGLVYGYAGLVKELIARCQPQLEAESGSTATVVATGGLAELIAPHVPAIQHVEPDLALHGLRLLWNKQHTDSP; this comes from the coding sequence ATGCTTCTCGTTCTTGATATTGGCAACACAAATATTACGGCGGGCGTCTTCCAAGGCGAAACACTCGCCGCACAGTGGCGACTTTCAACACAGCGCGACCGCACTGTTGATGAATTCGCCGTGTGGCTTGCAGGCGCGTTCTCCTTGCGCGACATCCAATTCGCCGATATTTCCGGTGTTGCCATTTCGTCGGTTGTGCCCAGTCTCACGCCCGCAGCGGCGCAATTGGCGCGCGACTTCTTCGGCGTGAATGCACTGATCGTCAATGCAGAAACCCACACCGGACTGCAAAACGTTTACGATGCACCCCGCGATGTCGGCGCCGACCGCTTGGTGAACGCCCTAGCCGCGCGCACGAAGTTCGGCGGCGCGTGTCTCATCTGCGATTTTGGGACAGCCACAACGGTCGATGCCGTCACTGTCGATGGCCGCTATCTCGGCGGAGCAATTGCGCCGGGCATCAAGATTTCTACAAACGCACTTTTTCAAGCCGCCGCGCGATTGCCGCGCGTCGAACTTGAGGCGCCGCCGCACGCTCTGGGCCGCAACACGCGCCACTCGATGCAAAGCGGTCTGGTTTATGGCTACGCCGGATTGGTGAAAGAACTGATCGCACGTTGCCAACCGCAACTCGAAGCGGAAAGCGGAAGCACCGCCACCGTCGTTGCAACCGGCGGATTAGCCGAACTCATTGCGCCGCACGTTCCAGCGATTCAGCACGTCGAACCCGATTTGGCCTTACACGGACTGCGCCTGCTGTGGAATAAGCAACACACCGATAGCCCTTAA
- a CDS encoding tetratricopeptide repeat protein, whose protein sequence is MKHWSLALSLLLMHAPVNACMNEYEKSAPPPTPPTVTSRLENSRDRATWQADRKALEETMTRGGDFRTQNDLAVALVHLGEYKAALAYFNTIESNHPGQYRTASNLGTTYELLGDNVNALRWIREGLNRNRDSHDNSEWIHLKILQVKLSGEKPASVLGLDFGAGSSPVAPTALPPDARERPQTLAQIENALIFQLHERLQFVRAPDATMASLLFDLGNLLALRGEDAHAHEIYNRALKYSPINRDLVQRRAGAIASRSPLPFYGGLVAVAFAGMGIWEWSSRRRARINGVQILSMGDGERPDLTEWSPPKE, encoded by the coding sequence ATGAAACACTGGAGTCTTGCGCTTTCTTTACTACTCATGCACGCACCAGTTAACGCGTGTATGAACGAATATGAAAAGTCAGCGCCCCCACCAACGCCACCGACGGTTACCTCGCGGTTGGAAAATTCCCGCGACCGCGCCACATGGCAAGCGGATCGAAAGGCTCTGGAAGAAACCATGACGCGCGGCGGCGATTTTCGAACCCAGAACGATTTAGCGGTTGCCCTTGTGCATCTAGGCGAATATAAAGCGGCGCTGGCGTACTTCAACACTATCGAAAGCAACCATCCCGGGCAGTATCGGACGGCATCAAATCTTGGCACCACCTACGAACTGTTAGGCGACAATGTCAACGCCCTGCGCTGGATTCGTGAAGGCTTGAATCGCAACCGCGATTCTCATGATAATTCGGAATGGATTCACCTCAAGATTCTGCAAGTGAAATTGTCTGGTGAAAAGCCTGCTTCCGTTCTGGGCTTGGATTTCGGCGCCGGAAGTTCGCCTGTTGCGCCAACTGCGTTACCGCCTGATGCGCGCGAGCGGCCACAAACACTGGCGCAAATCGAAAATGCGCTGATTTTTCAGCTTCACGAGCGGCTTCAATTCGTGCGTGCGCCGGATGCAACGATGGCGTCGCTACTTTTCGATTTAGGGAATTTGCTGGCGTTGCGCGGCGAAGATGCGCACGCGCACGAAATCTATAATCGCGCCTTGAAATACAGTCCGATTAACCGCGATTTGGTGCAGCGTCGCGCCGGCGCCATCGCGTCGCGTTCGCCGTTGCCTTTCTATGGCGGGCTGGTAGCGGTGGCTTTTGCCGGCATGGGAATCTGGGAATGGAGTAGCCGGCGCCGCGCCCGCATCAACGGTGTGCAAATTCTCAGCATGGGCGACGGCGAACGCCCCGATTTGACCGAGTGGTCGCCGCCCAAAGAATAA
- the ychF gene encoding redox-regulated ATPase YchF: MSLKCGIVGLPNVGKSTLFNALTRAGIAAENYPFCTIEPNVGIVEVPDPRMAQLAEIVKPQKIVPAVTEFVDIAGLVAGASKGEGLGNQFLANIRETDAIAHVVRCFEDGDVVHVAGKVDPLADVAVIDTELALADLASVEKSVTRVAKQAKVGDKAAAQQLPILEKCLAALNDGTPIRAIGLTPEENALIKSLALLTAKPVMYVANVGDSDPEANPHLQKLREMAEKEGSPVVPVCASLEAEIVDMSDEEKVEFLSEMNMTEPGLDRVIHAGYKLLGLQTYFTAGVKEVRAWTVEVGATGPQAAGVIHTDFERGYIRAEVIAFDDYIELGGEKGAKTAGKMRVEGKEYIVQDGDVMHFRFNV; encoded by the coding sequence ATGAGTTTGAAATGTGGAATCGTGGGTTTGCCGAACGTCGGCAAAAGCACCTTGTTTAATGCCCTGACACGCGCGGGAATCGCCGCCGAAAATTATCCCTTTTGTACGATTGAACCCAACGTCGGCATCGTCGAAGTGCCCGACCCGCGCATGGCGCAGCTCGCCGAAATTGTGAAGCCGCAGAAGATCGTTCCGGCTGTCACCGAGTTCGTCGATATTGCCGGACTTGTTGCGGGCGCTTCTAAAGGCGAAGGATTGGGCAATCAGTTCCTCGCCAACATCCGCGAAACCGACGCGATTGCTCACGTCGTTCGCTGCTTCGAAGATGGCGATGTTGTTCACGTCGCGGGCAAAGTCGATCCGCTCGCCGATGTTGCCGTTATCGACACCGAACTGGCGCTCGCCGACCTTGCGAGTGTTGAAAAAAGCGTGACACGCGTGGCGAAGCAAGCCAAAGTCGGCGACAAAGCCGCTGCACAGCAACTGCCGATTTTGGAAAAGTGTCTCGCCGCCTTGAATGACGGAACGCCGATTCGCGCGATTGGCCTCACGCCGGAAGAAAATGCGCTGATTAAATCCCTCGCGCTTTTGACGGCTAAGCCAGTGATGTATGTGGCGAACGTCGGCGACAGCGACCCCGAAGCGAATCCGCATCTGCAAAAGCTGCGCGAAATGGCCGAAAAGGAAGGTTCGCCAGTTGTGCCGGTGTGCGCGTCGCTCGAAGCCGAAATCGTCGATATGAGCGACGAGGAAAAGGTTGAGTTCCTTTCGGAAATGAACATGACCGAACCCGGCCTCGACCGCGTGATTCACGCCGGTTACAAGTTGCTCGGTTTGCAAACGTATTTCACGGCAGGCGTGAAAGAAGTGCGCGCGTGGACAGTCGAAGTTGGCGCGACCGGTCCGCAAGCGGCAGGTGTCATTCACACCGATTTCGAGCGCGGCTACATTCGCGCCGAAGTCATTGCATTCGATGATTACATCGAACTCGGCGGTGAAAAAGGCGCAAAAACCGCTGGCAAAATGCGCGTCGAAGGCAAAGAATACATCGTCCAAGATGGCGATGTCATGCACTTCCGTTTCAACGTGTAA
- a CDS encoding metalloregulator ArsR/SmtB family transcription factor gives MSSDPISVTFAALSDPTRRAILERLSAGEASVTELAAPFDMSLPAITKHLKVLENAGLISRSRDAQWRPCKLEAKPLQDASDWIGKYRQFWEESFDRLDDYLKELQNEKEKTDDSN, from the coding sequence ATGTCTTCCGACCCGATAAGTGTCACGTTTGCCGCATTGTCCGACCCAACGCGACGCGCTATTTTGGAGCGGTTGTCTGCGGGCGAAGCCTCGGTCACAGAACTGGCGGCACCTTTTGATATGAGCTTGCCGGCAATTACCAAGCACCTCAAGGTTTTGGAAAACGCCGGCCTCATTTCGCGCAGCCGCGACGCGCAGTGGCGTCCGTGCAAGCTGGAAGCGAAGCCTCTGCAAGACGCTTCCGACTGGATCGGCAAATATCGTCAGTTCTGGGAAGAAAGTTTTGACCGTTTGGACGATTACCTCAAGGAACTTCAAAACGAAAAGGAGAAAACCGATGACAGCAACTGA
- a CDS encoding catalase, with product MSDETTNGSSANGHNGDAPQDETHGTSVQGIGSATDPRMTAGEDARTLTTRQGHPVSDNQNTRTIGNRGPASLENYQFIEKITHFDRERIPERVVHARGAGAHGFFEAYGTVGDEPVSKYTRAKLFQEKGKITPVFVRFSTVGHGNHSPETLRDPRGFAVKFYTEDGNWDLVGNNLKIFFIRDAIKFPDLIHSQKPDPVTNIQSGERIFDFICGTPEAMHMVTFLFSPWGIPANYRQMQGSGVNTYKWVNAAGEGVLVKYHWEPKQGIKNLTQAEAQEIQGKNFNHATQDLYEAIERGDYPEWEFLVQIMSDDEHAELDFDPLDDTKLWPEDQFPWLPVGRMVLNRNPENYFAEVEQAAFGTGVLVDGLEFSEDKMLQGRTLSYSDTQRYRVGTNYLQVPINAPKKHVATNQRDGQMTVRVDLAPGANPHVNYEPSVLGGLKEAKPSGEPFMPRYEGRLSRQAIDRTNNFQQAGERYRMFSDWERDDLILNLVNTLRDAHTLIQDRMIWLFSQCDPDYGQRVADGLGRAVPTEEPAKEAYWNASQSGNGQPLGAAHANEAVQQAEAVGHPAKPY from the coding sequence ATGAGTGACGAAACAACCAACGGATCATCCGCCAACGGTCACAACGGAGACGCGCCGCAAGACGAAACGCATGGCACTTCGGTGCAGGGCATCGGCAGCGCGACCGACCCGCGCATGACGGCAGGTGAAGACGCGCGCACTCTCACCACGCGTCAGGGACATCCGGTTTCGGATAACCAGAACACACGTACAATCGGCAATCGCGGCCCGGCATCACTCGAAAACTACCAGTTCATCGAGAAAATTACGCACTTCGACCGCGAACGCATTCCTGAACGCGTGGTTCACGCGCGCGGCGCTGGAGCACACGGCTTTTTCGAGGCTTATGGCACAGTGGGCGACGAGCCAGTTTCCAAATACACGCGCGCCAAGCTGTTTCAGGAAAAGGGCAAAATTACGCCGGTGTTCGTGCGTTTTTCCACAGTCGGACATGGCAATCATTCACCGGAAACTTTGCGCGACCCGCGCGGTTTCGCCGTGAAGTTCTACACCGAAGACGGCAACTGGGATTTAGTCGGCAACAATTTAAAGATTTTCTTTATCCGTGACGCCATCAAATTTCCCGACCTGATTCACTCGCAGAAGCCCGATCCGGTCACCAACATTCAGAGCGGCGAGCGCATTTTCGATTTTATTTGCGGCACGCCCGAAGCGATGCACATGGTGACGTTTTTGTTTTCGCCGTGGGGCATTCCGGCCAACTATCGCCAGATGCAGGGTTCGGGCGTCAACACCTACAAATGGGTGAACGCGGCGGGCGAAGGCGTTCTGGTGAAGTATCACTGGGAGCCGAAACAGGGAATTAAGAACCTGACCCAAGCCGAAGCGCAGGAAATTCAGGGCAAAAACTTCAACCACGCGACGCAAGATTTGTACGAAGCCATCGAGCGCGGCGATTATCCCGAATGGGAATTCCTCGTGCAGATTATGAGCGACGACGAGCACGCCGAACTCGATTTCGACCCGCTCGACGACACCAAACTCTGGCCGGAAGACCAGTTCCCGTGGCTGCCCGTTGGCCGCATGGTCTTGAATCGCAATCCAGAAAATTACTTCGCCGAAGTGGAGCAGGCCGCGTTCGGAACCGGCGTTCTGGTCGATGGCCTCGAATTTTCCGAAGACAAAATGCTACAGGGCCGCACGCTTTCGTATTCCGATACGCAGCGTTATCGCGTGGGCACGAACTATCTGCAGGTTCCGATCAACGCGCCCAAGAAGCACGTCGCCACCAACCAGCGCGACGGCCAGATGACGGTTCGCGTCGATTTGGCGCCGGGCGCAAACCCGCACGTGAATTACGAGCCTTCGGTTTTGGGCGGTTTGAAAGAAGCGAAACCTTCGGGCGAGCCGTTCATGCCACGCTACGAAGGTCGTCTTTCGCGGCAGGCGATTGACCGCACCAACAACTTCCAGCAGGCTGGCGAACGCTATCGTATGTTCAGCGACTGGGAGCGCGACGACCTGATTCTGAACCTCGTGAACACGCTACGCGATGCGCACACGCTTATTCAAGACCGCATGATCTGGCTGTTCTCTCAATGCGACCCGGATTACGGTCAGCGCGTCGCCGATGGTCTGGGCCGCGCCGTTCCCACTGAAGAACCCGCCAAGGAGGCCTACTGGAACGCGTCGCAGAGCGGAAACGGCCAACCTCTTGGTGCCGCACATGCGAACGAAGCGGTGCAGCAGGCCGAAGCGGTGGGACACCCCGCCAAGCCGTATTAA
- a CDS encoding CDGSH iron-sulfur domain-containing protein — MTKITVLDNGPLKVEGEIELHDANGNAIPTKTTAFLCRCGASTKKPFCDGQHSKIGFQAAAEKVPESAE, encoded by the coding sequence ATGACCAAAATTACAGTTCTGGACAATGGCCCGTTGAAAGTGGAAGGCGAAATCGAGCTGCACGACGCCAACGGCAACGCAATTCCGACGAAAACAACTGCGTTCCTTTGTCGCTGTGGTGCTTCGACAAAGAAACCATTTTGTGATGGACAACATTCGAAGATCGGTTTTCAAGCTGCTGCCGAAAAGGTTCCCGAAAGCGCCGAATAA
- the prfB gene encoding peptide chain release factor 2, translating to MKAMLEDAKNTLEDLRANLEGKAQTLKLDEKRVVLSELEEQSNAPGLWDNSSSAQALMQKLAAAREAVLPFDNLNKKIADALELTELAQMEDDADLAKEIERDLLSIQADYKTLETATLFSGEYDNNNAIFSVNAGAGGTEAQDWAQMLVRAYIRWAQRKNFQLEVLEETLGDEAGLKGFQAIVRGPNAYGHVKSEAGVHRLVRISPFNSAGKRMTSFASIDVVPEISDDIKIDINPKDLRIDYFLSGGAGGQNVQKNETAVRITHLPTGLVAQCQNERSQGRNRDVAMKVLESRLFEIEWRKQQEEIASVRGDVKKNEWGSQIRSYVFQPYQMVKDHRTGHETGNIAEVMDGDFDGFMFAYLEQNAGN from the coding sequence ATGAAGGCCATGCTCGAAGATGCCAAGAATACATTAGAAGACCTGCGCGCTAACCTCGAAGGCAAAGCGCAAACTTTAAAACTCGATGAAAAGCGTGTCGTTTTGAGCGAATTGGAAGAACAAAGCAACGCGCCCGGTTTGTGGGATAACTCGTCGTCAGCTCAGGCGCTGATGCAGAAACTCGCCGCCGCGCGCGAAGCCGTTCTGCCGTTCGATAACTTGAATAAGAAAATCGCCGATGCACTCGAATTGACCGAGTTAGCGCAGATGGAAGACGACGCCGATTTAGCGAAAGAAATCGAGCGCGATTTGCTCTCGATTCAGGCCGATTACAAAACCCTCGAAACGGCGACGCTTTTTTCAGGCGAATACGATAATAATAACGCGATTTTTTCGGTGAACGCTGGAGCGGGTGGCACCGAAGCGCAAGACTGGGCGCAGATGCTGGTGCGCGCTTACATTCGCTGGGCGCAGCGCAAGAATTTCCAACTCGAAGTGCTGGAAGAAACGCTGGGCGACGAAGCGGGCCTGAAAGGTTTTCAGGCGATTGTGCGCGGCCCCAACGCTTACGGTCATGTCAAAAGCGAAGCGGGCGTACATCGCTTGGTGCGAATTTCGCCGTTCAACTCGGCGGGCAAGCGCATGACAAGTTTCGCGTCGATAGACGTGGTGCCCGAAATCTCCGACGACATCAAAATCGACATCAACCCGAAAGACTTGCGAATCGATTACTTTCTGTCGGGCGGCGCGGGCGGCCAGAACGTGCAGAAAAACGAAACTGCTGTTCGCATCACTCACTTGCCAACCGGCCTTGTCGCGCAATGTCAGAACGAGCGTTCGCAGGGCCGCAACCGCGACGTAGCGATGAAAGTGTTGGAAAGCCGCCTGTTTGAAATCGAGTGGCGCAAGCAGCAGGAAGAAATCGCGAGTGTACGCGGCGATGTGAAGAAAAACGAGTGGGGCAGCCAGATTCGCAGCTACGTTTTTCAGCCGTATCAAATGGTGAAAGATCACCGCACTGGCCACGAAACCGGCAATATCGCCGAAGTCATGGACGGCGATTTCGACGGCTTTATGTTCGCGTATCTCGAACAAAACGCAGGCAATTAG